A genomic window from Solanum dulcamara chromosome 11, daSolDulc1.2, whole genome shotgun sequence includes:
- the LOC129874878 gene encoding LOW QUALITY PROTEIN: uncharacterized protein LOC129874878 (The sequence of the model RefSeq protein was modified relative to this genomic sequence to represent the inferred CDS: inserted 1 base in 1 codon; deleted 1 base in 1 codon), translated as MRTRRVFGSSLSLIIINMAAIMERADENLLPAVYKEVSETFKAGPSDLGYLTFIRNFVQGISSPVAGILVINYDRPTVLAIGILFWSLSTGAIGASKYFMQVGFWRAVNGFGLAIVIPALQSFIADSYMDESRGTGFGFLSLVGTVGGIGGGAIATVMAGYKFWGIPGWRFAFVMMATFSXFIAFLVFTFVVDPRKRAGIEHDNMKNSTDREDLIEKGNTNSMSIWMESWTAMKAVMKVKTFQFIVLQGLVGSLPWTAMVFFTLWFELIGFDHNSAAALVSLFAAGCAIGSFLGGVVADRISHTYPHSGRIMCAQFSAFMGIPYSWVLLRIVPQSVSSYYTFAVTLFLMGLTISWNSTASNGPMFAEVVPSKHRTMIYAFDRAFEVSFSSFAAPVVGILAEKLYGYDTKSIDPVLGSAKEALALSKGLFSMMALPFGLCTFFYTPLYWTFKQDRENARIASIKETEMI; from the exons ATGAG GACAAGGAGAGTATTTGGGAGTTCTCTTTCCCTAATCATCATCAATATGGCAGCTATAATGGAACGCGCTGATGAAAATCTCCTACCAGCTGTTTACAAAGAAGTCAGTGAAACATTCAAGGCTGGTCCATCTGATCTTGGTTATCTCACATTCATAAGGAATTTCGTCCAGGGGATTTCATCGCCAGTGGCAGGTATTTTAGTCATAAATTATGACCGTCCCACTGTTCTTGCTATTGGTATCTTGTTCTGGTCTCTATCAACTGGTGCAATCGGCGCTAGTAAGTATTTTATGCAGGTTGGATTTTGGAGGGCAGTAAATGGATTTGGACTTGCAATTGTGATACCTGCACTCCAGTCATTTATAGCAGATAGCTATATGGATGAATCCAGAGGAACTGGATTTGGGTTTCTTAGTCTTGTTGGAACTGTCGGTGGGATAGGAGGTGGAGCTATTGCTACTGTTATGGCTGGCTATAAATTCTGGGGCATTCCTGGATGGCGCTTTGCATTCGTCATGATGGCAACTTTCA ATTTTATTGCATTTCTAGTCTTTACATTTGTTGTTGATCCAAGAAAAAGAGCCGGCATAGAGCATGATAATATGAAAAACAGTACTGACAG GGAGGACTTGATAGAGAAGGGAAATACCAATTCAATGTCGATTTGGATGGAATCCTGGACAGCAATGAAAGCTGTCATGAAAGTAAAAACATTTCAGTTCATTGTTTTGCAGGGTTTGGTTGGGTCCTTACCTTGGACAGCCATGGTT TTCTTTACATTGTGGTTTGAACTAATTG GTTTTGATCACAACAGTGCAGCAGCACTTGTCAGCCTATTTGCTGCAGGATGTGCGATAGGATCCTTTTTAGGTGGTGTAGTTGCAGATAGAATATCTCACACGTACCCTCATTCAGGGCGTATCATGTGTGCACAATTTAGTGCTTTTATGGGCATCCCATACTCATGGGTCCTTCTTCGAATTGTCCCTCAGTCTGTGAGTAGCTACTATACATTTGCTGTGACATTATTCCTGATGGGGCTAACAATCAGCTGGAATTCTACCGCTTCAAATGGTCCCATGTTTGCAGAAGTTGTGCCTTCAAAACACAGGACCATGATTTATGCATTTGATCGCGCCTTTGAGGTCTCATTTTCTTCCTTTGCAGCTCCAGTTGTAGGAATTCTCGCGGAGAAGCTATATGGTTATGATACCAAGTCTATTGATCCGGTGTTAGGATCTGCAAAAGAGGCCTTAGCATTGTCAAAAGGCCTCTTTTCAATGATGGCCCTGCCTTTTGGCTTGTGTACCTTTTTTTATACCCCGTTGTATTGGACATTCAAGCAGGATCGCGAGAATGCAAGAATAGCCAGCATAAAAGAAACAGAGATGATATGA
- the LOC129873656 gene encoding BES1/BZR1 homolog protein 2-like: MTAGTGGGGSSGRLPTWKERENNKRRERRRRAIAAKIFTGLRTQGNFKLPKHCDNNEVLKALCIEAGWVVEDDGTTYRKGHRPPPIENGCASMNISACSSIQPSPMSSSFPSPVPSYHASPTSSSFPSPSRCDGNPSSYILPFLHNLASIPSTLPPLRISNSAPVTPPLSSPTRGSKPPKPIWESLSRVPLHSFQHPLFAASAPTSPTRRQYSKPATIPECDESDAASVESARWVSFQTVAAPTSPTFNLVKPLPQQNILLDALSGHGMFGWAEAAQKGHGAEFDFESCKVKAWEGEIIHEVAVDDLELTLGSAKARA, translated from the exons ATGACGGCCGGCACCGGCGGAGGAGGATCATCGGGAAGGTTGCCGACGTGGAAGGAGAGGGAAAACAataagagaagagagaggaggaGAAGAGCTATTGCCGCCAAAATATTTACTGGGTTACGAACTCAAGGTAACTTCAAACTTCCAAAACACTGCGATAACAACGAGGTCTTGAAAGCTCTCTGTATTGAAGCTGGTTGGGTCGTTGAAGATGATGGCACCACTTATCGCAAG GGACACAGGCCTCCACCAATTGAAAATGGATGTGCCTCTATGAATATCAGTGCATGCTCATCGATTCAGCCTAGTCCAATGTCATCCTCTTTCCCTAGTCCTGTACCTTCTTACCATGCCAGCCCAACTTCATCATCATTCCCTAGCCCTTCCCGTTGTGACGGGAATCCCTCATCATACATCCTTCCCTTTCTCCATAACTTAGCTTCCATTCCCTCTACTCTGCCACCTCTTCGTATATCTAATAGTGCCCCTGTTACCCCACCTCTTTCTTCTCCTACCCGAGGCTCAAAGCCCCCCAAACCTATCTGGGAATCCCTCTCCAGGGTTCCATTGCATTCTTTCCAGCACCCACTTTTTGCTGCTTCTGCACCAACAAGTCCCACTCGACGCCAATACTCTAAGCCTGCTACAATTCCAGAATGTGATGAGTCTGATGCTGCCTCAGTTGAATCTGCACGCTGGGTCAGCTTCCAGACGGTGGCAGCTCCTACTTCGCCTACTTTTAACCTCGTAAAACCTCTTCCTCAGCAGAACATTCTCTTAGATGCCTTAAGTGGCCATGGAATGTTTGGCTGGGCCGAAGCAGCTCAAAAGGGACATGGCGCTGAATTTGATTTTGAGAGCTGTAAAGTGAAGGCGTGGGAAGGTGAGATAATACATGAAGTTGCTGTGGATGATCTAGAGCTCACTCTTGGTAGTGCAAAGGCACGTGCTTAA